The following coding sequences lie in one Myxococcus xanthus genomic window:
- a CDS encoding DUF523 domain-containing protein, translating into MGLSNEGLTDERQSTGPMSGPAQPRDGQGSTALPSQAERVTAVQEARVVLVSACLLGEACRYDGRSQRSERVLAALADKDVIPVCPEVASGLPVPRPPVDLRGGTGVDVWAGRAVAVERDAGIDRTEAFQQGARLALEAAQRFGATVALLKEKSPSCGSQRVYESGQLRTGEGITTALLRAKGITVLSDEDL; encoded by the coding sequence TTGGGGCTGAGCAACGAAGGGCTGACCGACGAGCGCCAGTCCACCGGGCCCATGAGCGGCCCTGCGCAGCCACGAGACGGGCAAGGCTCAACCGCCCTGCCCTCGCAGGCCGAACGAGTCACCGCGGTCCAGGAAGCCCGCGTGGTGCTGGTCAGCGCCTGTCTACTGGGCGAGGCCTGCCGGTACGACGGCCGCTCCCAGCGCTCCGAGCGCGTCCTCGCGGCGCTGGCGGACAAGGACGTCATCCCCGTGTGCCCGGAAGTGGCCTCGGGCCTGCCCGTACCGCGTCCTCCCGTCGACCTGCGCGGAGGCACGGGGGTGGACGTCTGGGCCGGGCGAGCCGTCGCAGTGGAGCGCGACGCGGGCATCGACCGGACGGAAGCCTTCCAGCAGGGCGCCCGGCTCGCGCTCGAAGCGGCTCAACGCTTCGGCGCGACGGTGGCGCTGCTGAAGGAGAAGAGCCCGTCGTGCGGCAGCCAGCGGGTCTACGAGTCCGGCCAGCTCCGCACGGGCGAAGGCATCACCACGGCGCTGCTTCGCGCCAAGGGCATCACCGTCCTCAGTGACGAGGACCTCTAG
- the purN gene encoding phosphoribosylglycinamide formyltransferase, which translates to MSGQRVRLGVLVSGSGSNLQALLDACAREDFPAEVACVVSNVPTAFALERARKAGVTAKVVDHKAHAAKADFEKALLDTLRAANVEWVCLAGFMRLLSADFLGHYAGRVLNIHPSLLPAFPGLHAQRQALERGVKVAGCTVHFVDAGTDTGPIIAQAAVPVLPDDDEKALSSRILAEEHRLYPLAVRLAVTGKVTLDAARTRVEARATEGELALRNPGATVESA; encoded by the coding sequence ATGAGCGGCCAGCGGGTCCGCCTGGGCGTGCTCGTGTCCGGCAGCGGGAGCAACCTCCAGGCGCTGCTGGACGCCTGCGCGCGGGAGGACTTCCCCGCCGAGGTGGCCTGCGTGGTGTCCAACGTCCCCACCGCGTTCGCGCTGGAGCGGGCGCGCAAGGCGGGCGTGACGGCCAAGGTGGTGGACCACAAGGCCCACGCCGCGAAGGCGGACTTCGAGAAGGCCCTGCTGGACACGCTGCGCGCGGCGAACGTGGAGTGGGTGTGCCTGGCGGGGTTCATGCGCCTGCTGAGCGCGGACTTCCTGGGCCACTACGCGGGGCGGGTGCTGAACATCCACCCGTCGCTGCTGCCCGCCTTCCCGGGCCTGCATGCGCAGCGACAGGCGCTGGAGCGCGGCGTGAAGGTGGCCGGGTGCACGGTGCACTTCGTGGACGCGGGCACCGACACGGGGCCCATCATCGCGCAGGCGGCCGTGCCGGTGCTGCCGGACGACGACGAGAAGGCGCTGAGCTCGCGAATCCTCGCGGAGGAGCACCGGCTCTATCCGCTGGCCGTGCGGCTCGCCGTGACGGGCAAGGTCACCCTGGACGCGGCGCGGACGCGCGTGGAGGCGCGGGCCACGGAGGGTGAGTTGGCGCTTCGGAATCCCGGCGCGACGGTCGAATCGGCGTGA
- the purM gene encoding phosphoribosylformylglycinamidine cyclo-ligase, which translates to MGTTYKQSGVDIEAGDAFVERIKPHAARTMRPEVMGGVGGFGGLFALPPGKYQQPVLVAGTDGVGTKLKVAFAAGRHGTVGIDLVAMSVNDILTCGAEPLFFLDYFATGRLEVDDAAEVVKGIALGCEQAGCALLGGETAEMPGFYARGEYDLAGFCVGVVERAAIIDGKSVKPGDALIGLPSSGLHSNGYSLARKVLLDDGKLALDSTPEGLDRPLVDALLEPTRIYVKDVLALLQAVKVKGLAHITGSGIPGNLPRCLPDGTRAVLSEKTWPKPPIFDLIAKLGSVARDEMFSTFNMGLGLILVVAQEDVAQALSVLSGRGVQAFEVGRVEAGQGEATAVIAP; encoded by the coding sequence GTGGGAACGACCTACAAGCAGTCCGGAGTAGACATCGAGGCCGGCGACGCGTTCGTCGAGCGCATCAAGCCCCATGCCGCGCGCACCATGCGCCCTGAAGTCATGGGCGGAGTGGGTGGATTCGGCGGCCTGTTCGCCCTGCCGCCAGGCAAGTACCAGCAGCCGGTGCTGGTGGCCGGCACGGACGGCGTGGGCACCAAGCTGAAGGTGGCCTTTGCCGCGGGACGCCATGGGACGGTGGGCATCGACCTGGTGGCCATGTCGGTGAACGACATCCTCACCTGCGGCGCCGAGCCCCTCTTCTTCCTCGACTACTTCGCCACCGGGCGCCTGGAGGTCGACGACGCCGCCGAGGTGGTGAAGGGCATCGCCCTGGGCTGCGAGCAGGCCGGGTGCGCCCTGCTGGGCGGCGAGACAGCGGAGATGCCGGGCTTCTACGCGCGCGGCGAATACGACCTCGCGGGCTTCTGCGTGGGCGTGGTGGAGCGCGCGGCCATCATCGACGGCAAGAGCGTGAAGCCGGGTGACGCGCTCATCGGGCTCCCCTCCTCTGGCCTGCACAGCAACGGCTACTCGCTTGCGCGCAAGGTGCTGCTGGACGACGGGAAGCTGGCCCTGGACTCGACGCCCGAGGGCCTGGACCGGCCGCTCGTGGACGCGCTGCTGGAGCCCACGCGCATCTACGTGAAGGACGTGCTGGCGCTGCTCCAGGCGGTGAAGGTGAAGGGCCTGGCGCACATCACCGGCAGCGGCATTCCGGGCAACCTGCCCCGCTGCCTGCCGGACGGCACGCGCGCGGTGCTGAGCGAGAAGACGTGGCCCAAGCCGCCCATCTTCGACCTCATCGCGAAGCTGGGGAGCGTGGCCCGCGACGAGATGTTCAGCACGTTCAACATGGGCCTGGGGCTCATCCTCGTCGTGGCGCAGGAAGACGTCGCCCAGGCGCTGAGCGTGCTGAGCGGCCGGGGCGTGCAGGCCTTCGAGGTCGGCCGCGTGGAAGCAGGCCAGGGCGAGGCCACGGCGGTCATCGCCCCATGA
- a CDS encoding Crp/Fnr family transcriptional regulator: MGAEETLFQRFGKEFPQGTELFREGEAGKEMFVIQAGRVAISKRVRDVEKVLAVLGPGEFFGEMAIISNKPRNASATVNEDARLLVIDPKTFEGMIRGNAEIAVRMIKKLAERLSEADAQIENLLHNDPASRVVHQIIHACQHRGRPLDEGVEFDFAVRELPRQIGVGEPAVRAVVDRLERSGLVERNGDRMTVPDTARLHDFLQYLEMKWKFGDL, from the coding sequence ATGGGCGCCGAGGAAACCCTCTTTCAACGTTTCGGCAAGGAGTTCCCCCAGGGCACCGAGCTCTTCCGCGAGGGAGAAGCCGGCAAGGAGATGTTCGTCATCCAGGCAGGACGGGTGGCCATCTCCAAGCGGGTCCGTGACGTCGAGAAGGTTCTCGCCGTCCTGGGCCCCGGTGAATTCTTCGGGGAGATGGCCATTATTTCCAACAAGCCGCGCAATGCGTCGGCCACGGTCAACGAGGACGCGAGGCTGCTGGTCATCGACCCCAAGACGTTCGAGGGGATGATCCGCGGCAATGCGGAGATCGCCGTCCGGATGATCAAGAAGCTGGCCGAACGCCTCTCCGAGGCGGACGCCCAGATCGAGAACCTGCTGCACAACGACCCGGCCAGCCGGGTGGTGCACCAGATCATCCATGCCTGCCAGCACCGGGGCCGTCCCCTGGACGAGGGCGTGGAGTTCGACTTCGCGGTGCGGGAACTGCCGCGCCAGATTGGTGTGGGCGAGCCCGCGGTCCGCGCCGTGGTGGACCGGCTGGAGCGTTCCGGTCTGGTCGAGCGGAACGGGGACCGGATGACCGTGCCGGACACGGCCAGGCTGCACGACTTCCTCCAATACCTGGAGATGAAGTGGAAGTTCGGAGACCTCTAG
- a CDS encoding MBL fold metallo-hydrolase — MKLRVLGCHGGELPNCKSTCFLVDDVLALDAGALTGTLSLDELCRVDHVLVGHSHFDHVKDLPLMADLVIGRRDTPVTIHASRECARALRDNMFNNALWPDFTRIPTKRQPVLQIKTFRAGSTFQVGPYTVRSVPVSHPVESCGFIISNGKSALAMSGDTGPTDKLWKALNETKNLKALLLETSFPNKLQSLADISGHLTPHTLSLELQKFERNGASVLLYHLKPAFVSQLKKELAELPVEVLELGDTFEL, encoded by the coding sequence GTGAAGCTGCGAGTCCTCGGCTGCCACGGCGGCGAGCTACCCAACTGCAAGAGCACCTGCTTCCTCGTCGATGACGTGCTGGCGCTCGATGCGGGGGCGCTCACGGGGACGTTGTCGCTGGATGAGCTGTGCCGCGTGGACCATGTCCTGGTGGGGCACAGCCACTTCGACCATGTGAAGGACCTGCCGCTGATGGCGGACCTGGTCATCGGCCGGCGCGACACCCCGGTCACCATCCACGCCTCGCGCGAGTGCGCCCGGGCCCTGCGCGACAACATGTTCAACAACGCGCTCTGGCCGGACTTCACCCGCATCCCGACGAAGCGGCAGCCCGTGCTGCAGATCAAGACGTTCCGGGCCGGGAGCACCTTCCAGGTGGGCCCCTACACCGTACGAAGCGTGCCGGTGAGCCACCCCGTGGAGTCGTGCGGCTTCATCATCTCCAACGGCAAGAGCGCCCTGGCGATGAGCGGCGACACCGGCCCCACGGACAAGCTGTGGAAGGCGCTGAACGAGACGAAGAACCTCAAGGCGCTGCTGCTGGAGACGTCCTTCCCCAACAAGCTCCAGTCGCTGGCCGACATCTCCGGCCATCTCACGCCGCACACGCTGAGCCTGGAACTCCAGAAGTTCGAGCGCAACGGCGCCTCGGTGCTGCTGTATCACCTCAAGCCCGCCTTCGTGTCGCAGCTCAAGAAGGAGCTGGCCGAGCTGCCGGTGGAAGTGCTGGAGCTGGGCGATACCTTCGAGCTGTAG
- the accD gene encoding acetyl-CoA carboxylase, carboxyltransferase subunit beta: MAWFSKKPRIAVDTEPQAEPRPSRMEGLWAKCETCDEIIYRQELEKNWMVCPHCEHHHYWTARARLAALLDPDSFEEFDKELEPQDPLGFSDSKKYKDRLKSSRKSLGEPDAFISGVGRIQGHQVSVGCFVFEFMGGSMGSVVGEKVARVFERAHELKCSAIVFSASGGARMQEGIFSLMQMAKTSAAIARFRTGTRPYISVLLNPTTGGVAASFSWLGDVILAEPKALIGFAGPRVIEQTIRQKLPEGFQRSEFLLDHGMIDAIVHRKDLRAKLGQILGLLG, encoded by the coding sequence ATGGCCTGGTTTTCGAAGAAGCCGCGCATCGCTGTCGACACCGAACCGCAAGCCGAGCCCCGCCCGTCCCGCATGGAGGGCCTGTGGGCGAAGTGCGAGACGTGCGACGAAATCATCTACCGCCAGGAGCTGGAGAAGAACTGGATGGTGTGCCCGCACTGCGAGCACCACCACTACTGGACGGCTCGCGCTCGGCTGGCGGCGCTGCTGGACCCCGACAGCTTCGAGGAGTTCGACAAGGAGCTGGAGCCGCAGGATCCGCTCGGGTTCAGTGACTCGAAGAAGTACAAGGACCGGCTGAAGTCCTCCCGGAAGAGCCTGGGCGAGCCGGACGCCTTCATCTCCGGCGTGGGCCGCATCCAGGGCCACCAGGTGTCAGTGGGCTGCTTCGTCTTCGAGTTCATGGGCGGCTCCATGGGCTCGGTGGTGGGCGAGAAGGTGGCCCGCGTCTTCGAGCGCGCGCACGAGCTGAAGTGCTCCGCCATCGTCTTCTCCGCGTCGGGCGGCGCGCGCATGCAGGAGGGCATCTTCTCCCTCATGCAGATGGCCAAGACGTCGGCGGCCATCGCCCGCTTCCGCACCGGCACGCGGCCGTACATCTCCGTGCTGCTCAACCCCACCACCGGCGGCGTCGCGGCGTCCTTCTCGTGGCTGGGCGACGTTATTCTCGCCGAGCCCAAGGCCCTCATCGGGTTCGCCGGTCCGCGCGTCATCGAGCAGACCATCCGCCAGAAGCTGCCGGAAGGCTTCCAGCGCTCCGAGTTCCTGCTGGACCATGGGATGATTGACGCCATCGTCCACCGCAAGGACCTGCGCGCGAAGCTTGGCCAGATTCTAGGGCTGCTGGGCTGA
- a CDS encoding bifunctional folylpolyglutamate synthase/dihydrofolate synthase has product MERVQEALAALGHPERRYPALHVAGTNGKGSTCAMTAASLHAAGHRVGLYTSPHLVRVNERIRVDSEDISDADFGLRILEVLERYPSAVSSPMTYFEFGTVVALWHFAQVCVDVAVLETGLGGRLDATTAASPVVTAITPVSFDHMEYLGDTLAAIAGEKAGILKPGVPCVVARQAPEALEAILRKAEEVGAPVRLEGRDFVGERQPDGALSYRGATWSLDGLSVALRGAHQRQNAAVALACLEALQERRVTVPPEAARAGLASACWPGRLEEVGQQPILLLDGAHNPAGVEVLLASLKDLYPERRIHLVFGVVGDKDREPMMRALFPACASVQLTPLETPRSLSPEAYLAEARALCADVTAWPDADAALAAARKRAAANDLVLCTGSLFLVGMMKARMYRNLGAMHQPP; this is encoded by the coding sequence TTGGAGCGCGTGCAGGAGGCCCTGGCCGCGCTGGGACATCCGGAGCGGCGGTACCCGGCGCTCCACGTCGCCGGGACGAACGGGAAGGGCAGCACCTGTGCCATGACGGCGGCGTCGCTTCATGCCGCCGGGCACCGCGTGGGCCTCTACACGTCTCCGCACCTGGTGCGCGTCAACGAGCGCATCCGTGTGGACAGCGAGGACATCTCCGACGCGGACTTCGGTTTGCGCATCCTGGAGGTGTTGGAGCGCTACCCCAGCGCCGTGTCCTCACCCATGACGTACTTCGAGTTCGGCACTGTCGTGGCCTTGTGGCACTTCGCCCAGGTCTGCGTGGACGTGGCCGTTCTGGAGACGGGCCTGGGCGGCCGGCTGGACGCGACCACCGCCGCCAGCCCGGTGGTGACGGCGATTACCCCCGTGTCCTTCGACCACATGGAGTACCTGGGCGACACGCTGGCGGCCATCGCCGGCGAGAAGGCGGGCATCCTCAAGCCCGGCGTGCCGTGTGTCGTCGCGCGGCAGGCTCCGGAGGCCCTGGAGGCCATCCTCCGCAAGGCCGAGGAAGTCGGGGCCCCGGTGCGGCTGGAGGGGCGCGACTTCGTGGGCGAGCGTCAGCCAGATGGCGCGCTGTCGTACCGCGGGGCGACCTGGTCCCTGGATGGGCTGTCCGTCGCGCTGCGGGGGGCCCATCAGCGGCAGAACGCGGCGGTGGCGCTCGCCTGCCTGGAGGCCTTGCAGGAGCGCCGCGTCACCGTGCCTCCCGAGGCCGCGCGTGCGGGCCTGGCGTCGGCGTGCTGGCCAGGGCGTCTGGAGGAGGTGGGGCAGCAGCCCATCCTCCTGCTGGATGGCGCACACAACCCGGCGGGCGTGGAGGTGCTGCTCGCGTCGCTGAAGGACCTCTACCCGGAGCGTCGCATCCACCTCGTCTTCGGGGTGGTGGGGGACAAGGACCGGGAACCGATGATGCGAGCGCTGTTTCCCGCGTGCGCCTCGGTGCAGCTCACGCCTTTGGAGACGCCTCGCTCGCTGTCTCCCGAGGCCTACCTGGCAGAGGCGCGCGCGCTGTGCGCGGACGTGACTGCCTGGCCGGATGCGGACGCGGCCCTTGCCGCGGCGCGCAAGCGGGCAGCCGCGAACGACCTCGTCCTTTGTACAGGTTCACTGTTCCTTGTCGGGATGATGAAGGCTCGCATGTATCGAAACCTTGGCGCGATGCATCAGCCGCCGTAG
- a CDS encoding alpha/beta hydrolase, producing MRLPDWRAAATSGPPIPSIDEVDFRALYSKTKYVVETADGWSLVITRYRPVKQPFPQPLFGEPLLLVHGFSQNRHTWTSGQFVKNLLFFGVDIHILELRGHGKSSIAFQKERTERFKRPLPPDIDYGWDIDSYFLYDLPAAVSGVKRITRRERIFYCGHSMGGMLGYGYAGIHNDFEGLITIGSPADLGRGFMLLRLLAHGAPMLAGMIDLTLASLNVGGKVEGAGRSLLARGVGVLNKGLGRRLSPQARRTLRFDAVPVDIILKTLERQLAKAEDSPLYQQLTTRLNRLINPERVSADDIRWLLREGGEREPRRVLEQFARWIRRGEMVCYRTGFDFKRGFGRIEVPMAIIFGDLDPLASLESTRSVYRAAKSEYLLWRPVKGNSHIELTMGHDIRQICYDIKNLIEYARTHRYRSPSLPRLR from the coding sequence ATGCGCCTGCCGGACTGGAGAGCCGCCGCGACATCGGGGCCGCCCATCCCCTCCATCGACGAAGTCGATTTCAGGGCGCTTTATTCGAAGACGAAGTACGTCGTGGAGACGGCGGACGGCTGGTCGCTGGTCATCACCCGCTACCGTCCGGTGAAGCAGCCTTTTCCGCAACCGTTGTTTGGTGAGCCCCTGCTGCTGGTGCACGGTTTCTCACAGAACCGGCACACCTGGACCAGCGGGCAGTTCGTCAAGAACCTGCTCTTCTTCGGGGTGGACATCCACATCCTGGAGCTGCGTGGCCATGGCAAGAGCTCCATCGCGTTCCAGAAGGAGCGCACCGAGCGCTTCAAGCGCCCCCTGCCGCCGGACATCGACTACGGCTGGGATATCGACAGCTACTTCCTCTACGACCTGCCAGCGGCTGTCTCCGGCGTGAAGCGCATCACCCGGCGCGAGCGCATCTTCTATTGCGGCCACTCCATGGGCGGGATGCTGGGCTACGGCTACGCCGGCATCCACAATGACTTCGAAGGCCTCATCACCATCGGCTCCCCGGCGGACCTGGGACGCGGCTTCATGCTGCTGCGCCTGCTGGCGCACGGCGCGCCCATGCTGGCCGGGATGATCGACCTGACGCTCGCCAGCCTCAACGTGGGCGGCAAGGTGGAGGGGGCGGGGCGCTCGCTGCTCGCGCGGGGCGTGGGCGTGTTGAACAAGGGCCTGGGACGCCGGCTGTCACCCCAAGCGCGGCGGACGCTGCGCTTCGACGCTGTTCCAGTGGACATCATCCTCAAGACGCTGGAGCGACAGCTCGCGAAGGCCGAGGACTCACCGCTGTATCAACAGCTCACCACGCGGTTGAACCGTCTCATCAATCCGGAGCGGGTGAGCGCGGATGACATCCGCTGGTTGCTCCGCGAAGGCGGGGAGCGGGAGCCGCGCCGGGTGCTGGAGCAGTTCGCGCGGTGGATTCGCCGGGGAGAGATGGTCTGCTACCGCACCGGCTTCGACTTCAAGCGGGGCTTTGGTCGCATCGAGGTTCCCATGGCCATCATCTTCGGAGACCTGGACCCGCTGGCCTCGCTGGAGTCGACGCGCAGCGTGTATCGCGCCGCCAAGAGTGAGTATCTGCTCTGGCGTCCGGTGAAGGGGAACAGCCACATCGAGCTGACGATGGGGCATGACATCCGGCAGATCTGCTACGACATCAAGAACCTCATCGAGTACGCGCGGACCCACCGGTATCGCTCGCCGAGCCTTCCGCGGCTCCGCTAG
- a CDS encoding AMIN domain-containing protein gives MEARWCVIASTLFCQREGVWSMKPFAAWLLGVVLVPFVALAQAPATNLNTITAVQVNGGTVTISGSQKANFTTFTMTDPPRLVIDISEAVFSDVPEEIQVGNGTVTAIRTASYGSEASSIARVLIGYEREAEADIQANGNQLVVRVAGGGGPAVAQAPGTEQPQAGSSAADAAAAAAAERQAQEKAAADAAAAARAEREAQEKAAADAAAAAKRDAEADAKRQEEARAAVQRQQEEQARAEADRKRQEEASRASAQAAADEKRRQEESAKASAQAAAEEKRRQEEVAQSAADERRAQQQAAAEEQDRRKAAARAEAEQRKAAQQSAAEERRAAAQAAAEERRAQQEAAAEERRQRQAEARASRESRQKQAVEPSRPSSSGSEASVSSRRKTLTLVGFQQQSGASRVFIRTNEPVSYSVSERGRSVVLELENTRVDASNNTLPLDTSYFATPVLRVDPSASGRDVRITIQLRQSAPFQARQEGNVISLDFQRTGR, from the coding sequence TTGGAGGCACGTTGGTGCGTGATAGCCTCCACGCTCTTTTGTCAACGTGAAGGGGTGTGGTCGATGAAGCCGTTTGCCGCGTGGCTGCTCGGTGTGGTGCTCGTGCCCTTCGTGGCGCTCGCGCAGGCGCCGGCCACGAACCTGAACACCATCACCGCGGTACAGGTGAACGGTGGGACGGTGACCATCTCCGGCTCGCAGAAGGCCAACTTCACCACGTTCACCATGACGGACCCGCCGCGGCTCGTCATCGACATCTCCGAGGCGGTCTTCTCCGACGTGCCCGAGGAGATCCAGGTGGGCAATGGCACGGTGACGGCCATCCGCACCGCCAGCTATGGCTCCGAGGCGTCCTCCATCGCTCGCGTGCTCATCGGTTACGAGCGCGAGGCGGAGGCGGACATCCAGGCCAATGGCAACCAGCTCGTCGTCCGCGTCGCGGGCGGCGGAGGCCCGGCCGTGGCGCAGGCGCCGGGCACCGAGCAGCCCCAGGCGGGAAGCAGCGCCGCGGATGCCGCCGCTGCCGCCGCGGCGGAGCGTCAGGCCCAGGAGAAGGCCGCCGCGGATGCCGCCGCCGCGGCTCGCGCCGAGCGTGAGGCCCAGGAGAAGGCCGCCGCGGATGCCGCCGCCGCCGCGAAGCGTGACGCGGAGGCCGATGCGAAGCGTCAGGAGGAGGCTCGGGCAGCCGTTCAGCGCCAGCAGGAGGAGCAGGCTCGGGCCGAGGCGGACCGCAAGCGCCAGGAGGAGGCTTCGCGTGCCTCGGCGCAGGCCGCCGCCGACGAGAAGCGGCGCCAGGAAGAGTCGGCGAAGGCGTCCGCTCAGGCCGCTGCGGAGGAGAAGCGGCGCCAGGAGGAGGTCGCGCAGTCCGCCGCCGACGAGCGCCGGGCCCAGCAGCAGGCCGCCGCCGAGGAGCAGGATCGGCGCAAGGCCGCGGCCCGGGCCGAGGCCGAGCAGCGGAAGGCCGCTCAGCAGTCCGCCGCCGAGGAGCGTCGTGCCGCCGCGCAGGCCGCGGCGGAGGAGCGCCGGGCCCAGCAGGAGGCCGCCGCCGAGGAGCGCCGTCAGCGTCAGGCCGAGGCTCGTGCGTCTCGGGAGAGCCGTCAGAAGCAGGCGGTGGAGCCCTCCCGGCCGAGCAGCTCCGGCTCGGAGGCCTCGGTGTCCTCGCGTCGCAAGACGCTGACGCTGGTGGGTTTCCAGCAGCAGTCGGGGGCCTCGCGCGTGTTCATCCGCACCAACGAGCCGGTCAGCTACTCCGTGTCGGAGCGGGGCCGCTCCGTGGTGCTGGAGCTGGAGAACACCCGCGTGGACGCCAGCAACAACACGCTGCCGCTGGACACGTCCTACTTCGCGACGCCGGTGCTCCGGGTGGACCCGAGCGCGTCCGGGCGGGATGTGCGCATCACCATCCAGCTCCGGCAGTCCGCGCCGTTCCAGGCCCGCCAGGAGGGCAACGTCATTTCATTGGACTTCCAGCGTACAGGCCGGTGA